In Balaenoptera ricei isolate mBalRic1 chromosome 4, mBalRic1.hap2, whole genome shotgun sequence, the genomic stretch AAGCCTGAGTCCTGTAAGATGTGGGGACAGGACAGGACATGAAGAGACATGGTGCCCCCCTttcccccagtcctctctctaGCACAGAGTTTGAAACTGCCCTTAACTGCTCTGGGCACATAACAGTGGGAGAGCCGGCTTTCCATCCCTCTTCTGCATTTGCTTCCCTGACCCCGCAGACCGCTTTTCTACTGCAGTTAGTTCCCTGCTCATTCACTCTTCTTGGTTAACACCTTACTTACTAATTAATGTCCAGGTAAGTGGAAGTGtctcttttctcatctataagatAGGGAGTGTCTAGTAAGTGTTTTTTTGAGTTCTGTTCCAATGCTCTATAAAGTCCACATTTCTATTTGTATATTGTGATTTAATGATGCAAGCATTTGGTACCTGTTAGAAGACCTGATTTCTGTCCCTGGATCAACTACTACTATACATCCACTTAATATAGGGGTCGTGAACTGTAACATGCCTGCAGGGGCCAGCAAGAAACATAAAGGAATGAAGTAGCCCAGATAAAAGGCAATAGGTGGGACCGTAGTGAACTAGAAAGTGTGTGCCCTGGCCAAAGGGGAAGCATCAGCTCAGCACTGGCCAGTCAGTGCCGTGGGGTTTGCAGAGATGTTATTGCCTGATcatcaaatgaacaaacaaatgaacagttaAACATCCCCTTTCTTTCTAATATAGTTGTAAAAATCATTTATAGTACTTCTGTGTGTATGATCATATATGTTAGACCAGCAGTGTTTGCACCTGTTATGTGAAtatcactcttttttaaaaagtcagctcagccataaaaaaggaatgaaattttgccatttgcagcagcatggatggacttggagggcattatgctatgtgaaataagtcagacagagaaagacaaatactgtatgatatcacttatatgtggaatcttaaaaaatacagcaaactagtgaatataacagaaaagaagcagactcacagttatagagaacaaactagtggttaccacctTTGGCACCTAGGAGAGATGGCTGTGGGGAAACGGAAGCAGGAGGAGAAACAGGGGTAgtggagtaagaggtacaaactattaggtataaaataagctacaaggatatattgtacaacacagggaatatagccaatattttgtaataactataaatggagtataacctttaaaaattgagaattactgtattgtacacctgtaacttatacaacattgtacagcaactatacttcaatttttaaaatttttaaatttttaaaaagtcaaattatcATCCCATGCATTGCACACTCTTTAGCAAAAGCAAGTTAACACAATCCCactaaagtaaaataagaaatagcAGTATATTTTCACAATAACAAATATTGGGAAGCAGAAActttgcctttccttttttctttccaatagtAATGCTGTAACTTTCATGGTAAATGTCAATACAAAGCAGTCAGTAGGGAAAAGAAGAGTAAGGAGCAAGGTTTGGGAAATGGGAAAGGTATTTCACAATTTATTAAGGAATAGCAGCACCTCATTTTAACCCACCTCAGCACATTCTATAGAGACACCATCACACACGCAGTACACTTACCCAAACCTCAATTGTTCCCACGTTCTTTCTTCacgacaaatccttagaaaaatgaaatgtgtttACAGCTACCCTTGGGTAATTACAACCCACATTTTATATTCCGTCCCCTTTGAAATTCTCATGAAACAGGAAAAGATAATGTGTGATAATATTCATTATGTAGAAAGCCTTTGAATAATGCATCGGAGATCCATTAAAATAAATagagataatatattttaacagCCCAGCCACAAACTAGTTGGGAATACTGAATAATGAATGGATGGCATGGCAGGGCCAGAGGCTCTCACAGCCACACTGGTTTTGGACAGAAGATGAGCAATGCATGTTTGAAATCCATAGGCATTTCAAAGTTTCCTCTCACTCTGTTTCTTAAGGAAACCATACAATTGCCTTGAAATTATAAGCAACTACAGGAGGCATTATGTGCTTAAAATTATATTGCCATCACAGGCAAGACCTAATAAATCCAAACCTAAGGTTAAGTGCAGTATGGGGGAAAGGCCACTGGATTCAAAAACCAGAGGCCCAGCCTATAGTCTCTTGCTTTGTGATCTTGTACCATTTATCTGTTGCCATGGTGGTGATGTGCAATAAAAACCCACCCACATCAGTGGCATCCGATGATAAGCACTGATTTCTGCTGCTGATCAGAGCTGGGTTCCCATGGGGCTTACTCGTGTGTCTATGATCGGCTACGGGCTGGCGAGGTGCCGCTAACTGCTCTTGGCTGAGCTCCGTCAGGTGCCTGGGGCTTCAGTTGGGACAACGGCCGATTGAGTTCTGTGCTACGAAGTCCCTCCTCTGCCAGCAGGCTGAGCTGGGCTTGTTCTGCGGGCAGCGGCAGGGTTCCCTGGGGCAGCGGGGAGTGGGGGCGCGGATGGAGGGGCTCGGAACCGGAATACTGtcacttcctctgcattctgttgGCCAAGGCAAGTCAGGAGGCCAGCCCAGGGGTCCGgaaatagactccacctcttgatggAGAACCCGCAGTCTTATTATAGGGGGACCAGATAGAGAGAGGGGAAGAATTGGGACCATTTTAATAATCAGGCTGTCACAGATCTGGGGCAAGTTATCTGACTTCTTTGAGTAACCGCTGCCTTGCCTGTAATCCACAGGTGGTTGTACAGCCCAAGGAGAGAGTGAAGTGAACACACTTTTAAACTCAAATTCACTGTAACCGTTCAAGTGAAGTTAACTAAGGCGTGGTGCAGGGGATAGAACCAAAGAATCTTCAGCTTTTCTCTGTGGATGCTGGCGGTCTAAGCTAGTGCTGGGAGATTCCTGttcttaaaatgagaaaacaccaAATAGTTCTGGGATTCAGAGCTGGCCGTCAGACCAGGCCACTCCCCGTCACTGCAACCCAAGGCCAAGAACAAAGGCCAGATTCCCAATGCTGCTGCCCCACTAGAAGTCACAGCAGACTTTAAGATCACCCCATCACTTCTCCCACGGAGTAAACTGGTCTTGTCCCTGTATTTTGAAAAAGGTATTGTCTTTATACCAAATCATATCACCAGGTAGCTAGGTTTTTGAGATATCCTCTTAGTAGTTAAGATCTTTCCATCTCTGTCATTCTCTCAATTCCGAGCATATTTTCATAATATCCCTGCTGACAGTAGTTGGAGGTCAGCACACGTGTTTTCTAAGTAAGTTTTCCTCACTGTAAATGCCAAGTGGACACTGGTGCTGAACAGCCTATCAACTAAATGCTTTCCCGATCCTGGCCAACAGGAACTGTCACTCAGAAAGCCACGTCCACTCACCCTGAGATGTCCAGGAAGCACACTTAGTCTCTATCTCGTCATGTTTCTGAGCCTTCTCCATCCATGACAACCCCCTCTCCATACCCTCGGCTCCCTGTCAGTAACTCTGGGATGCAGTGTGGTTTTTCGTGGCATAAGGAGAAGAGGTTTCTGGGGTGACCAGGACGTAGACCTTCCCGTAATCAAATCCACAGGCGAGGCAGACATCAAGCAGCATTTTGCTCATAGCCCTCTGCCGAACGCCGTTCCAAACATCAAGCAACCCTGAACTGGATACCTTAAATGATACCACTAATTAACAAGAAGAGGATAGTGTTGTGTTTTCACCTCAGACGGTGCTTGAGAGCTCCAAGCAAATTAGCCCCCGGCTGCTGGGATTTCGCTAGACTGCGTAGCCTGGTTATAGGCGAGACGCCGCGGTGTGAGGGGCAGGGGCTCTGAGTGGCTGGAGGGAGAGCCTCAGAGCAGCCACGCCTCCCCGGGATGGGAAGGGGCCAGGAACAGGGGCTATCGTTCCTGGACGCAGTGGCACAGAGGCCCTCAGCAGCACTGGCCGCTGCTTGCGAGCTGTGGTCGAGTTTCCCCAAGGCCGCCTTCATCTTAAACCCTCTTAAAGGCTAAAGGCAAACAAATCCTTCTTGAAACCTGAGTCCGTTTTAAGATGTCTGTACTAAAATCCCCGCTGAACTATTAGCTGTAATATCATGTAATTTCCTTTTCCTGAGAGTAACACTTGGCGATTACCGCTATAAGGAATTATAAGGCTCACCCTGTAAGAAGCTCTGCTCAGTTTCCCACGGTGATAATGTGTTACTAAGGCGATTTTCTGAATTTCTACCTGAGGTGTTTTTTCATTTCACTCCGACTACTagatccttcccttttttttttttttcttggcctttCCTGAGTTAGAAACGCTGCGTGGGATAGTTGATTTAGGTCTGAGTTGATCCTTAGCACAAAGGTCAGTTTGGGGGCAGAACAACAGAATTTATGATCAGACTTTCttcataatgaaaatatatatctttggATGTTTTAAGCCTTATTTTGCAGTGGTATCatgtgttatatttttataatctgtGTATATAgtgtcttctttcttcttttcaagaCTTTAGTTATTCAATAAATAGGAAATACTACATAATCCTTGATTTgaattaagtttaattttaaatgtcttttttattttaaagtatgactttaaaatatgtctgtttttaatttgcactttTTTAATTTCCACTGTTGTCCAATCCATGGATCTTGagttttattgttaaaaatgggttgatttggggttttttttttaccaactacagacaataaattttaaaacttaatttatatGTGATCAAAGGGTAACCTGAACATATTAcatttctccaggaaaaaaatatatatattataatggtAGAAAGTTAAAAGGAGACAAATTccagctcaataaatgttcaagCTGCCTAACAGTGAAAGTCAGCTCGGGACGCTCCCAGTGAGTCAGTTGTGCATCAGGAATTGCTGTGACCAGGCCAGGTATTCAAGTAGGTGACTGTAAGGATCCCCTTACGAAGTCACATCACCTTTAAAATTCTGTGGTTTTTTTGTCTAGGCTTTCAGAAAGTAGAGAAAGGAGGATAATGAACAGAGCACCTGCCCTGTGCCCATCTCTGAGCTCTTTTCATCCTTTCTACAAACCACTGAATTATtcaccctattttacagatggggaaactgaggttcataaAGTAATGTGCCTTGGGAAAGAAGTAAGGATTCAAACCTAAGTCCTACTGATTGCAAGCACCCTGAGCTGGATCACAGCAGAACCTGTCCCCTTCTGCGGCCAGCCCTAGGCCTGGGCCTGCTTGCCTGCACCGGGGGGTAGTGGGGGAATGGAACTGGACCTACAGAGGGAAAGGCTGCGTTTCTCTCCTGGGGAAAATAAGCTGGGACTTTCAGTCATTAGAGAAGTTAACAATAGGTGGCGGTACATACCCATAACAATGATGGTGCCTGTGTTAAAtcagtacattttctttttctgagttctgtATTGTTTTCAATCAAAGTGCTTTAAATGAGTCATTTGAGCAATTTATGCAGAGCATCTCTACccatttgaataaaaaaaataaaaaaaaaaagcaaatgggaaTGTCAGCTATCAGACGAGTTGCTCTTTGCATTTCTCACTGTGACAATAATAACGCCAGAGCAGATTTGGTGTCCCCTGTCCTAAACCTGGCTTACGGGAGCCTCCTTATGACCCCTTGCTGCTTAGGagtttctttctgccttttctttctctaaactTACAGACTGGGGCTACTAGAGATGCTAAGAAAGTGCTTCTTGAAAAACACTTTGTTGTCAAACAGCAATGAAATGTGTTCGACTTCAAATGAAGGTTAGGACACAGAGTTGGATCCACAGCCTGGTTGCGTGTATAGCGGATACACAGCCGGCTGGCCCTTTGTGACCACATTTCCAGCAACATCCCTCTGGAGCTTCCCGGATTCGCCACAAACATAATGAGCTCCCAAGACATCTCTGCCTCTGAAGCTCTGTACGCGAGGCAGTCTGTAGAGCCTTGCTGTGTTCCAACGTTCTGCTTTTCTGACTAAGCTGGAGGTTTCCTTAAGTTTCTCGAGGGTGAACCTCtggtgtgtttttttcttaatgacatAAATGGGCTCCCTTGGTTGGCTTTTGACAACCGCCTCAAATAAGATTTTCCTTCAGACGACCTTAttctatttgggaaaaaaaaggagtCTTTCTTCGGAGAGCTCTGGCCCCAGGATGCGGGATCTAATGAGCATCATTGGATTGTCCCCGTGGGGCAGGACACTGGATGACACCAGGCAGCCTTGTTTGGCTGGGGACCCATTCCTCTTCATCGACAAAAAATGCAAACTCAGTGTCTCAACGCATTTTTATTGTGTACCAACTATGTGTTTGGTATTGTGCTGGGGGCTATGATGTGGCCTGAAATTACTTTTCTCCCAGCGTGAatttgtgtgtggaaaaaaacCTAATACAGTATGAGTTAAAAGTTATCATCTTATCATTTATCGACTTATCAAGTTATCTTTCTTATCTTCTAGTAAAAGTGATCATTTATGAGTCGGGAGTAATATTGATCACTCACTGCTCCCTGTGAAGAGCACATTCAACTACTTTCTTTAGCAAAATCAGGCAGTTCTTTTGGATGCTACCAGATAACAAATAGCTGAATGGAATGAGTGTCCTGTTTGCTTGTGCCCAGCCTGCAGAGTGGGATGAACCTGCAGATATGCTTTGTCAACGACAGTGGCAGCGACAAGGACAGCGATGCTGATGACAGCAAGACTGAAACGAGCTTGGACACCCCCTTGTCTCCCATGGTGAGTCCCAAAGCTGCCACTGGGGCTCAGAGTGTGCTTTCCTGGTCATCTAGCTTCTTTTCTGTTGTTAGTCAGAAGCAAACATTTCAGAGAGTAAAAAAGAAATGTCTCATGACATTTCTTGACATGGCATGCTCCTAAAATTTGACAGTGATTGGAAAATCAAAACTGTGATCCAAGAAGGATACATAAGCTCTGTTAAAGTTAGCGACTACTTTCATATTAAATCATAAGAGAAATCACATAGGCCCTATACCAATCCTTCCCCACTGGGCTTAGAAATATGAGCACAGACTAGCAATGGGACACATTTTAAAAGGCAGGGGATGGGGTCCAGGCAGAGGTGGGAAGGCTAGCACATGGATGTTGCTCAGAGAAACCAGCAAGGTAATGTGGGTTTAACATTGGTTACTATTCCTTGCACACATATTACGGAAGATGGCTTGATGATCCTGGGTGCTTGTTGCtggatttatttcctctctgggaGGTCTATCGCCTTTCTTACCAAAAACTAACTAACAGGAAACCGTGTTGGTTGTTGAGTGCAATGCCGCGTCAGAACTTCATTGGATATCTGAGATCCTGTCCGCTCCAGGGAGCAACGCACCGCCTTAGCTCTGGGTTAAATATTTTGCTGTGTCTGTTCACTTCAAGAAAGTTTTGAGAGTAAGAATCAAAGAAATGTCTCAAGTTTGTTACAAATATATATTCTCCCTATTATTAATTATGTAACTTTTTATGCTAAAATCAGAGTCTGTCACTGACTGAGGAAATAAAGtagcttttaaaatgttacttgcGATTGGTACAAATCAAATCAAGAGTTGAGTCCCTTGATGGAGGGGACTCTTGGCTGCTTTGAGAGAGGGCTCAGGGAAGACTGTAGCTCATCTCCAAAGATGGTACCCGGCACGCAAAGCTCAGGGCTGCTCTTTTTCCCTTCACAGAGCAAACAGAGTTCTTCCTATTCCGATAGAGACACTACTGAAGAGGAATCCGAATCCCTGGATGACATGGATTTCCTCACAAGGCAAAAGAAATTGCAAGCCGAAGCCAAAATGGCCCTTGCCATGGCCAAACCAATGGCCAAAATGCAAGTAGAAGTGGAAAAACAGAACAGGAAAAAGTCTCCCGTCGCTGATCTTGTAAGCAGCGAACGCTGAAACGCAAGCGAGTGTTTGGTGGCTGCAAATGGTTGAGGCTGTCCCAGTCCTTTCCCAGAGTTATGCAAACTTGGGTTTTTACAAGGCAGTGTGTAAAACGTACTGTCATTGAGAAATAtttaagtctgtttctttttccttcctactGTATCACTGAAGGATACACACGCAACAGATTTGACAAAAGTAAACTTTGCTCTTGATTCATATCTACTGTGTTTCTTAGGGGCAGTATTAGCTGTCATGGgaatattttaattcctttaaagcAGTCTCAGTTTAAGAACCCATTGCTATGGCAAACTCACTATTGCTTTAGCTCTTGTTCCCCCCTTTTCGATGAAGACAGTATGGCAGAGTGGATGAGAGCCCTGGGCTTTGGAGCTTAAGACTAGCTCTGCCATTGACCTACTGTGGGGCTCTGGACacgtctcagttttctcatctataaaatgggaataataataatagctgtgtCAGAGCACAATTGTGGAAAAAGTAATCAAAGCACTTAGTACAGTGCTTGTAGCGTGCTATAAGTTAATGAATAGctgatattattaattttatccaTGTCACTGACATTACTTGAGCTCCCTGGTAATTCATTTGTGGATGTAATAAGTGACTCTCAGTTGTAGACCAGTCCAAAAGCTTTTGATTTGAGTAGTGTCCCATTCTGATGCCAATAGTGTTTCAGATGATGTGCATATATGGAGGGCCTCACATTGGGAAAGTCAGATGGGGAAAGCTTTTAAGCAAGGAACCTGAAGTGGGTGAATGAAGGTGGGTCTTTTAGGAGAAAACTGGGTCGTACGTTCAGTGTGCTTGCTGCTCACCCctccatttcttccctttctgtcttCAGCTGCCACACATGCCTCATATAAGTGAATGCTTGATGAAAAGAAGTTTAAAGCCCACTGACCTGAGAGACATGACTATTGGTCAGCTACAAGTGATAGTCAATGATCTCCATTCCCAGATAGAAAGTAAGTGTAAGATGCTCTGGAAAATGGGATATTAAGTGTAAAATATCATGGGATGGATAGTACTATTTCCTTGATTCAGTTCCTTGGTACGTTTCATTGGGGTCCTCCTGTGTACTtgcaaggaaaagaagagaatcacaaggctctctttttgtttttgttttttttactgtaaaatgTTGAGAAACTTTAAGACTTTGTCAAGGTTCACAGAGGTTAGGGATCCTTTTTATTCATCTGAAAtccccagctcccagcacagtgcctggcatatagttggCTCCCAACTCCTGTTTGTAGAATACAGTTTAGTAGTTACAAGTCATTTATTATACAGTTATACGCTCAGCTTTACTTGCACGTACATTCATTTTAGGTCATCAAATTCTATTCGACTTATGCTGTGGGACTCCAGGTGGTGAAAGTATATGTGACCGATATGTGAAAATTATAGGGTGAGAAAGCGTGGGCCTTTTTCCCCCAGAATGAAGAAGGACCTCTACTGGAAGTGTGCAGGGCGGGTGGTGAGTGAGTGGCATTCACTCGAAGTGATTGGTTACGCAGAGAAGGGCAGGTGCTGGACCAATGAGAGAGCTCACTCACTGGGAAAGCGTGCTTAGCCCAGGTGAACTCACGAGCCCTCCAGCCTCTGGAACATACAAGT encodes the following:
- the SCHIP1 gene encoding schwannomin-interacting protein 1 isoform X5 gives rise to the protein MNLDSDGMDDIISQESPLDLEGDYKKAQKNERESIRQKLALGSFFDDGPGIYTSCSKSGKPSLSSRLQSGMNLQICFVNDSGSDKDSDADDSKTETSLDTPLSPMSKQSSSYSDRDTTEEESESLDDMDFLTRQKKLQAEAKMALAMAKPMAKMQVEVEKQNRKKSPVADLLPHMPHISECLMKRSLKPTDLRDMTIGQLQVIVNDLHSQIESLNEELVQLLLIRDELHTEQDAMLVDIEDLTRHAESQQKHMAEKMPAK
- the SCHIP1 gene encoding schwannomin-interacting protein 1 isoform X6, which gives rise to MVHQENCSYQAQKNERESIRQKLALGSFFDDGPGIYTSCSKSGKPSLSSRLQSGMNLQICFVNDSGSDKDSDADDSKTETSLDTPLSPMSKQSSSYSDRDTTEEESESLDDMDFLTRQKKLQAEAKMALAMAKPMAKMQVEVEKQNRKKSPVADLLPHMPHISECLMKRSLKPTDLRDMTIGQLQVIVNDLHSQIESLNEELVQLLLIRDELHTEQDAMLVDIEDLTRHAESQQKHMAEKMPAK
- the SCHIP1 gene encoding schwannomin-interacting protein 1 isoform X7, with protein sequence MKENLSDRSWHLEASLMMAREFIPAVAKVGSQAFPPGDLQSGMNLQICFVNDSGSDKDSDADDSKTETSLDTPLSPMSKQSSSYSDRDTTEEESESLDDMDFLTRQKKLQAEAKMALAMAKPMAKMQVEVEKQNRKKSPVADLLPHMPHISECLMKRSLKPTDLRDMTIGQLQVIVNDLHSQIESLNEELVQLLLIRDELHTEQDAMLVDIEDLTRHAESQQKHMAEKMPAK